From Deltaproteobacteria bacterium, a single genomic window includes:
- a CDS encoding UDP-N-acetylmuramoyl-L-alanyl-D-glutamate--2,6-diaminopimelate ligase yields MRLGELLAALPAGREALRIEGGDAALGVPIRGVAIDSRAVVPGDLFVALRGAQVDAHRHLGQALALGAAALVVEELPAGLERGGRPAVLVADTRRALAPLAARFYGHPSEELELVGITGTNGKTSTTYLLEAMLAAAGRRPGVIGTVEVRYAGERQRTLNTTPESLELQRILRAMRTRGVDAVAMEVSSHALAMGRTDECRFAVAGVTNVTQDHLDFHGTMEAYRDAKLRLFGERLRPGAAAVVNADDPSAPHFEAAARQAGARLLRVSRKPGPGVDVALEDARVALEGSHARLRLPGGPLALTLPLLGDFNLENLLVAAGCAVALGLGPEAIARGAAECAQVPGRIERVDPNRPGVPTVLVDYAHTPDAVDKLLRTVRPLAQGRLVTVFGCGGERDRSKRVPMAEAVARWSDRVIVTSDNPRREDPERILDDVVAGLTGLRAVAAGALDGAERGYARIADRHEAIALAVALARPEDTVVIAGKGHEDYQIVGRERLPFDDRSEARRALAHRPAAGTEAGA; encoded by the coding sequence ATGAGGCTCGGCGAGCTCCTCGCAGCACTTCCGGCGGGACGCGAGGCGCTGCGCATCGAAGGCGGCGACGCGGCGCTCGGTGTCCCGATCCGGGGGGTCGCGATCGACTCGCGCGCGGTCGTGCCGGGCGACCTCTTCGTCGCGCTGCGCGGGGCGCAGGTGGATGCGCACCGGCACCTCGGCCAGGCGCTCGCGCTCGGCGCGGCCGCGCTGGTGGTCGAGGAGCTGCCGGCCGGGCTCGAGCGCGGCGGCCGGCCGGCGGTGCTCGTGGCCGACACGCGCCGCGCGCTGGCGCCGCTGGCCGCGCGCTTCTACGGCCACCCCTCCGAGGAGCTCGAGCTCGTCGGGATCACCGGCACCAACGGCAAGACCAGCACCACCTACCTGCTCGAGGCGATGCTCGCCGCCGCCGGCCGCCGGCCCGGTGTGATCGGCACCGTCGAGGTGCGCTACGCCGGCGAGCGCCAGCGCACGCTCAACACCACCCCCGAGAGCCTCGAGCTCCAGCGCATCCTGCGGGCGATGCGCACGCGCGGCGTCGACGCCGTGGCGATGGAGGTCTCGTCCCACGCCCTCGCCATGGGCCGCACCGACGAGTGCCGCTTCGCGGTGGCCGGCGTGACGAACGTCACCCAGGACCATCTCGACTTCCACGGCACGATGGAGGCCTACCGCGACGCCAAGCTGCGGCTGTTCGGCGAGCGGCTGCGGCCGGGCGCGGCGGCCGTGGTGAACGCCGACGACCCGAGCGCGCCGCACTTCGAGGCGGCTGCCCGCCAGGCCGGCGCCCGCCTGCTGCGCGTGTCGCGCAAGCCCGGGCCGGGTGTCGACGTCGCGCTCGAGGACGCCCGCGTCGCGCTCGAGGGAAGCCACGCGCGGCTGCGGCTGCCCGGGGGACCGCTCGCGCTCACGCTGCCGCTGCTCGGCGACTTCAATCTCGAGAACCTGCTCGTGGCGGCGGGCTGCGCCGTGGCGCTCGGGCTCGGCCCCGAGGCGATCGCGCGGGGCGCTGCGGAGTGCGCGCAGGTGCCCGGCCGGATCGAGCGCGTCGACCCGAACCGCCCCGGCGTGCCCACCGTGCTCGTCGACTACGCGCACACCCCCGACGCCGTCGACAAGCTCCTGCGCACGGTGCGGCCGCTCGCGCAGGGGCGCCTCGTCACCGTCTTCGGCTGCGGCGGAGAGCGGGACCGCAGCAAGCGGGTCCCGATGGCGGAGGCGGTGGCGCGCTGGAGCGACCGCGTCATCGTCACGAGCGACAACCCGCGGCGCGAGGACCCCGAGCGCATCCTCGACGACGTGGTGGCCGGCCTCACGGGGCTGCGTGCCGTCGCGGCCGGCGCCCTCGACGGCGCCGAGCGCGGCTACGCCCGGATCGCCGACCGCCACGAGGCGATCGCGCTCGCGGTGGCGCTCGCCCGCCCGGAGGACACGGTGGTGATCGCCGGCAAGGGCCACGAGGACTACCAGATCGTCGGCCGCGAGCGGCTGCCCTTCGACGACCGCAGCGAGGCGCGCCGCGCGCTCGCCCACCGGCCCGCGGCCGGGACGGAGGCGGGCGCGTGA